The following proteins are co-located in the Vidua macroura isolate BioBank_ID:100142 chromosome 1, ASM2450914v1, whole genome shotgun sequence genome:
- the KCNV1 gene encoding potassium voltage-gated channel subfamily V member 1 — protein MKSPPCCMSLSSQASLEEPGSSTSLGSLESSVFSSEEEQGPLLQKVIPSLDCFTINVGGSRFVMSQQTLSCYPDTRLGKLAVVVSAARDVASGLLELCDDANLVENEYFFDRSSQAFHYILNYYQTGRLHVMEQLCALSFLQEIQYWGLDELSIDSCCRDRYFRRKELSEALDIKKDAEELDAQDEEEDFSGSLCPNVRQKLWEVLEKPGSSAAARTFGTLSMVFVVVSIANMALISVELSWLAPPLLDALEYLCIAWFTAEFVLRLLCAQDRCRFLRSVANIIDLLAILPFYITLLVESLCGGESSQELENVGRIVQVLRLLRALRMLKLGRHSTGLRSLGMTIAQCYEEVGLLLLFLSVGISIFSTVEYFVEQGVPGTTFTSVPGAWWWATTSMTTVGYGDIRPDTTIGKVVAFMCILSGILVLALPIAIINDRFSACYFTLKIKEAALRQREALKKLMKNSSSDSNINVNLRDIYARSVMDMLRLKSRERASTRSSGADEFWF, from the exons ATGAAGTCGCCTCCCTGCTGCATGTCTCTTTCTTCCCAAGCATCCTTGGAGGAACCAGGGAGTAGCACATCCCTGGGTTCGCTGGAGTCCAGTGTTTTCTCCAGTGAGGAAGAGCAGGGTCCCCTGCTCCAGAAGGTCATCCCTTCTCTGGACTGCTTTACTATCAATGTAGGAGGCAGCCGCTTTGTGATGTCCCAGCAAACTTTGTCTTGCTATCCTGACACCCGTCTTGGCAAACTGGCAGTAGTGGTCTCTGCTGCCCGAGATGTGGCTTCTGGCCTCCTTGAGCTTTGTGATGATGCCAACCTTGTGGAGAATGAGTACTTCTTTGACCGGAGCTCACAGGCATTTCACTACATCCTGAATTACTACCAGACAGGGAGGCTGCATGTGATGGAGCAGCTTTGTGCACTCTCTTTCCTGCAAGAGATCCAGTACTGGGGTTTGGATGAGCTCAGCATTGATTCCTGCTGCAGAGACCG GTACTTcaggaggaaggagctgagTGAAGCCTTAGACATCAAGAAAGATGCAGAAGAACTGGATGCCCAAGATGAAGAAGAGGATTTTTCTGGTAGCCTCTGTCCCAATGTCAGACAGAAACTTTGGGAAGTTTTGGAAAAGCCtggctcctctgcagcagccaggacgTTTGGAACCTTGTCcatggtttttgttgttgtgtcaATTGCCAACATGGCCTTGATTTCAGTAGAGCTCAGCTGGCTGGCCCCACCACTGCTGGATGCCCTAGAATACCTGTGCATTGCGTGGTTCACAGCCGAGTTTGTCCTGAGGCTCCTGTGTGCACAAGATCGGTGCCGCTTCCTAAGGAGTGTGGCAAACATCATAGACCTCCTTGCTATTTTGCCTTTCTACATCACCCTGCTGGTAGAGAGCCTGTGCGGTGGTGAGAGCTCCCAAGAACTGGAGAATGTGGGGCGCATTGTCCAAGTGCTGAGACTTCTCAGAGCCCTGCGGATGTTGAAGCTGGGAAGACATTCAACAG GCTTGCGGTCTCTTGGGATGACTATTGCTCAGTGCTATGAGGAGGTTGgccttctgcttcttttcctctctgtaggAATCTCTATATTTTCCACTGTGGAGTACTTTGTTGAGCAAGGTGTGCCAGGCACAACTTTCACAAGTGTCCCTGGTGCTTGGTGGTGGGCAACAACTTCCATGACAACAGTTGGTTATGGTGACATTAGACCAGACACTACCATTGGTAAGGTAGTAGCCTTTATGTGTATACTATCAGGAATACTGGTTTTGGCTTTGCCAATAGCTATAATAAATGACCGTTTTTCTGCCTGTTATTTTACACTGAAGATAAAAGAAGCTGCTCTTCGGCAGCGTGAAGCTTTAAAGAAACTCATGAAGAACTCATCCAGCGATTCAAATATCAATGTTAATTTGCGAGACATATACGCACGCAGCGTCATGGACATGTTGCGGttaaaaagcagagagagagcaaGTACAAGGAGCAGTGGTGCAGATGAATTTTGGTTTTGA